One genomic window of Pelagicoccus enzymogenes includes the following:
- a CDS encoding lactonase family protein, with protein MKTFVYFGTKPVAHSKGLYCYSLDLESGEMELVGTTAAENCAFLSVHPSKRILYTLANVKEAEKGQNGGLAAYRINLETGALSHINTVSCPTVSPSHVQVDRIGANVFGANYNSSYAITYPVREDGGLGEYSDIQKYEGSGPNEKRQECSHPHSVFTSPDNRFALVSDLGTDTVHVYENDTLNHKLVPSAFGHIKTAPGAGPRHLAFHPSGRFVYVLNEMASTLGVYDYDSSTGALRETQVIDTLPADYDEIRWAAEVLVSPDGRFVYSSNRGHESIAIFSVDPATGKLTAIDHEPTRGVQPRNFNIDPTGRWLIAANMDSDNCELFRIDPVSGKLTHTRSLEIPACARVAFL; from the coding sequence ATGAAGACTTTCGTTTATTTTGGCACCAAACCCGTCGCTCACAGCAAAGGCCTCTACTGCTATAGCCTCGACCTCGAGAGCGGCGAAATGGAACTCGTCGGCACCACGGCTGCCGAAAACTGCGCCTTCCTCAGCGTGCACCCCTCCAAACGAATCCTCTACACCCTCGCCAACGTCAAGGAAGCCGAAAAGGGCCAAAACGGCGGCCTCGCCGCCTACCGTATCAATCTCGAAACCGGCGCCCTCTCCCACATCAATACCGTGAGCTGCCCCACCGTCTCCCCCAGCCACGTGCAGGTCGACCGCATCGGAGCCAACGTATTCGGGGCCAACTACAACTCCAGCTACGCCATCACCTATCCAGTACGCGAGGACGGAGGACTGGGAGAATACAGCGACATCCAAAAATACGAAGGCAGCGGCCCCAACGAGAAACGCCAGGAATGCTCGCACCCGCACTCCGTATTCACTTCTCCTGACAACCGCTTCGCCCTCGTGAGCGACCTGGGCACCGACACCGTGCACGTCTACGAAAATGATACCCTCAATCACAAGCTCGTCCCCAGCGCCTTCGGCCACATCAAGACCGCCCCCGGAGCCGGACCGCGCCACCTCGCCTTCCACCCGAGCGGCCGCTTCGTCTACGTTTTGAACGAAATGGCTTCCACTCTCGGCGTCTACGACTACGACTCCTCCACCGGCGCCCTCCGCGAAACCCAAGTCATCGACACCCTGCCCGCCGACTACGACGAAATTCGCTGGGCCGCCGAAGTTCTGGTCTCCCCCGACGGACGTTTCGTCTACTCGTCGAATCGCGGACACGAAAGCATCGCCATCTTCTCCGTCGATCCTGCCACTGGCAAGCTCACCGCCATCGACCACGAGCCCACCCGCGGCGTGCAGCCCCGCAACTTCAACATTGACCCCACAGGCCGCTGGCTGATCGCCGCCAACATGGACAGCGACAATTGCGAACTCTTCCGCATCGACCCCGTATCAGGAAAGCTCACACACACCCGCAGCCTAGAGATCCCTGCCTGCGCCCGCGTGGCCTTCCTCTAG
- a CDS encoding CFI-box-CTERM domain-containing protein — protein sequence MSGHRYWILFGVSGLGKGIAGVGEICELVRMSSFFSRRHFLSTLAALGATRLLPGQQESDAAFTCSRTMERVASDSFFNGSLSIVKDGNGAKLSGEMMYHAIKGEPIEGALTWKQWSEQTGAEIPEEVEDAADYEAWFEKEVVIGGMIFKFEGVEESECVTIGSVLGNASTCFLRPQAVSLSVAARYVAPEVNLVQTRMVVRVNNQGVKAFPTVLQGFRFEGDASPRIGYGVLHVEGQESCELLKELAEYGEFELVWMDEFGNELSCCRFSLFSFNERVEEASELAVELYSDAKVGVCNSGEELDCYLTTATVLSMGLADDSWELQRLRRFRDEVLMGKESGEALVREYYEVAPRIVSEISARKDSRLLWVASYWLGILPTCLLAEARLDRAAVFWYRSMTACLMRLGRKGSSCRSLI from the coding sequence ATGAGCGGGCACCGCTATTGGATACTGTTTGGCGTGAGCGGTCTGGGAAAAGGGATTGCAGGGGTGGGGGAGATTTGCGAGTTGGTGCGCATGAGCAGCTTTTTCTCTCGCCGTCACTTTTTGTCTACTTTGGCTGCCTTGGGGGCTACGCGCTTGTTGCCGGGGCAACAGGAGTCCGACGCGGCTTTCACCTGCTCTCGAACGATGGAACGAGTGGCGAGCGATAGCTTTTTCAATGGCAGCTTGAGCATCGTTAAGGATGGGAACGGCGCGAAGTTGAGCGGAGAGATGATGTACCATGCGATCAAGGGAGAGCCCATCGAGGGGGCCTTGACTTGGAAGCAATGGTCGGAGCAGACGGGAGCGGAAATCCCTGAAGAGGTGGAGGATGCTGCGGACTATGAGGCTTGGTTTGAGAAGGAAGTGGTTATCGGAGGGATGATCTTCAAGTTCGAGGGAGTCGAGGAAAGCGAATGCGTCACGATCGGGAGTGTCTTGGGGAACGCCTCGACTTGCTTCTTGCGGCCGCAGGCGGTGTCGCTGAGTGTGGCGGCTCGCTACGTGGCACCCGAGGTGAACCTTGTCCAGACTCGCATGGTGGTGCGGGTGAACAATCAAGGGGTGAAAGCGTTCCCCACCGTGTTGCAAGGATTCCGTTTCGAAGGGGACGCTTCGCCGCGAATCGGGTATGGCGTCTTGCATGTAGAAGGGCAGGAAAGTTGCGAGTTGCTCAAGGAGCTCGCAGAATATGGCGAGTTTGAGTTGGTATGGATGGATGAGTTTGGCAACGAGCTCTCGTGCTGTCGCTTTTCCCTGTTTTCATTTAACGAGCGGGTGGAGGAGGCTTCTGAGTTGGCTGTCGAGTTGTATTCAGATGCTAAGGTCGGAGTGTGCAACTCTGGAGAGGAGCTGGACTGCTACTTGACCACTGCGACGGTGCTCTCGATGGGATTGGCGGACGACAGCTGGGAATTGCAGCGCTTGCGGCGTTTTCGCGACGAGGTACTGATGGGCAAAGAAAGCGGCGAGGCCTTGGTGAGGGAATACTATGAAGTCGCTCCGCGAATCGTATCCGAAATTTCGGCGCGAAAGGACTCTCGCTTGCTTTGGGTTGCTTCGTATTGGCTGGGGATCTTGCCTACGTGCCTCCTTGCGGAGGCCAGGCTGGATCGGGCAGCAGTGTTTTGGTATCGCAGCATGACTGCTTGTTTGATGCGTTTAGGGAGAAAGGGAAGCTCCTGCCGGAGCTTGATCTAG